In Curtobacterium sp. L6-1, a genomic segment contains:
- a CDS encoding ATP-dependent Clp protease proteolytic subunit produces the protein MHLPMLGGAQNVPAPSNRYILPSFEERTAYGYKRQDPYAKLFEDRIVFLGVQVDDASADDVMAQLLVLESMDPDRDIVMYINSPGGSFTAMTAIYDTMQYIRPQIQTVCLGQAASAASVLLAGGTPGKRLALPNARVLIHQPATQQGGGQASDIEIQAAEILRMRTWLEETLSKHSNKTPEEINHDIERDKIMSAQEAVEYGLIDQVLTSRKNLPALVK, from the coding sequence CAATCGGTACATCCTGCCGAGCTTCGAAGAGCGCACGGCCTACGGCTACAAGCGGCAGGACCCGTACGCGAAGCTCTTCGAGGACCGCATCGTGTTCCTCGGTGTCCAGGTCGACGACGCGTCGGCTGACGACGTCATGGCCCAGCTGCTCGTGCTCGAGTCGATGGACCCGGACCGCGACATCGTCATGTACATCAACTCGCCCGGTGGCTCGTTCACCGCGATGACGGCGATCTACGACACGATGCAGTACATCCGTCCGCAGATCCAGACCGTGTGCCTCGGTCAGGCTGCCTCGGCCGCGTCGGTGCTCCTCGCCGGTGGCACCCCGGGCAAGCGCCTGGCGCTCCCGAACGCCCGCGTGCTCATCCACCAGCCCGCGACCCAGCAGGGTGGCGGTCAGGCGTCCGACATCGAGATCCAGGCGGCGGAGATCCTCCGCATGCGCACCTGGCTCGAGGAGACGCTGTCGAAGCACTCGAACAAGACGCCGGAAGAGATCAACCACGACATCGAGCGCGACAAGATCATGTCCGCGCAGGAAGCGGTGGAGTACGGCCTGATCGACCAGGTCCTCACCAGCCGCAAGAACCTGCCGGCGCTGGTCAAGTAG